A region of the Candidatus Methylomirabilota bacterium genome:
CCCCGGGGCACCGCCGGGCCGGCCGTCGACGTCCCCTATGAGATCTCGCTGGCGCCCGAGCTCCGCCTCGACACCCAGGCCAGCGATCGGTGGACCCAGGTTCAGGAGATCGTGTATCTGGCCCGCCGGCTCGACCGCCGGGCGTCAGCCAAGGACGCGTGCGCCCACAGGAGGCTTTCATGCAAGTGAAAGACTGGATGAGCCTATCGCCGATTACGGCTCCCTCGAGCACCCCCGTGTTCCAGGCCAGGAAGCTGATGCAGGACCACCGGATCCGTCACCTGCCGGTGATGGAGGAAGCGGAGCTGGTCGGCATCGTCACCGACCGGGACATCCGGCTCAACCTCCCGTCGCCCGCCACCGGGCTCTCGGTGTGGGAGATCAATTACATCCTCGACAAGCTCACCGTGGGCGAGGTCATGACGAAGACGGTCATCACCATCGGCGCGAGCCGCCCGATCGAGGCGGCCGCCGAGCTCATGCTCGACCACCGCATCGGCGCCCTGCCGGTGCTCGAGGGCGGCCGCCTGGTGGGCATTCTCACCGAAACCGATCTCCTCCGGGCCCTGGTGCGGGCACTGACCGGCAAGACGGTCCCGCGGCACGAGCCCGGCTCCGCCGAGATTGCGGCGGCCATCGAGCGCGTCGCCCCGCGGCGCTGACCGCGGCGGCGGCCGGGGCGCCGGGTGAGGAAACGCGGCGAGGGATTACCCTGAGACCGCTCCGAGCGCGGCACGCGCCGCGTCGGCGGTGGCGGCGACGTCGTCCGGGGAGTGGGCGAGCGAGAGGAACGCCGCCTCGAACTGCGACGGGGCCAGGTAGATACCGCGCGCGAGGATGGCGTGGAAGAAGGCGGCG
Encoded here:
- a CDS encoding CBS domain-containing protein, which produces MFQARKLMQDHRIRHLPVMEEAELVGIVTDRDIRLNLPSPATGLSVWEINYILDKLTVGEVMTKTVITIGASRPIEAAAELMLDHRIGALPVLEGGRLVGILTETDLLRALVRALTGKTVPRHEPGSAEIAAAIERVAPRR